A DNA window from Hymenobacter aquaticus contains the following coding sequences:
- a CDS encoding TetR/AcrR family transcriptional regulator: MTNRKQHIAQVALQLFGEKGFEHTPTQLIAKEAGVSEALIFKYFGSKEQLLEFIIKNGYKRIIEANRGWLEERDALGLIHSVIELPYKLVKEEPHFWKLQSRLTNNDVAQKQHERFLQPVPALLHRAFVKLGYAEPDKEVSLLLLLIDALWKIQAQKTDEQIQETLDFIKSKYQDQA; this comes from the coding sequence ATGACGAACCGTAAGCAGCACATTGCCCAGGTAGCATTGCAGCTATTCGGCGAGAAAGGCTTCGAGCATACGCCCACGCAACTCATTGCCAAGGAGGCCGGTGTTTCGGAAGCCCTGATTTTCAAATACTTCGGCTCCAAAGAACAGCTCCTGGAGTTTATTATCAAGAACGGCTACAAGCGTATCATCGAGGCCAACCGGGGCTGGCTGGAGGAGCGCGACGCGCTGGGCCTGATTCACAGCGTGATTGAGCTGCCCTACAAGCTGGTCAAGGAAGAGCCGCACTTCTGGAAGCTACAGTCGCGCCTGACCAACAACGACGTGGCGCAGAAGCAGCACGAGCGGTTTTTGCAGCCCGTGCCGGCCCTGCTGCACCGCGCCTTCGTGAAGCTGGGCTACGCCGAGCCGGACAAGGAAGTCAGCCTGCTGCTGCTGCTCATCGACGCGCTGTGGAAGATTCAGGCCCAGAAAACCGACGAGCAGATCCAGGAAACCCTGGACTTCATCAAATCCAAGTACCAGGACCAGGCGTAG
- the fbaA gene encoding class II fructose-bisphosphate aldolase: MAESTLTGLRAGVLHGDEVQSLFKVAKAQGFALPAVNVTGTNTVNAVLETAKAVNSPVIIQFSNGGAQFFAGKSIANDKQQASIAGAISGAQHVHLMAELYDVPVILHTDHAAKKLLPWIDGLLAAGEKHFAQYGQPLYSSHMLDLSEEPIEENIEICKRYLERMAKIGMTLEIELGVTGGEEDGVDNSDVDSSKLYTQPEEVAYAYEQLSEVSNRFTIAAAFGNVHGVYKPGNVKLQPKILHNSQEFLRQKHNIEEALPIDFVFHGGSGSSQEEIREAISYGAIKMNLDTDLQWALWDGIRDYYVKNEGFLQGQIGNPSGADSPNKKYYDPRVWLRKGEESFVTRLKQAFDDLNAINRRP, encoded by the coding sequence ATGGCAGAATCAACGCTTACCGGCCTGCGCGCCGGCGTGCTCCACGGCGACGAAGTTCAATCCCTGTTCAAGGTGGCCAAGGCCCAGGGCTTTGCCTTGCCGGCCGTCAACGTGACGGGCACCAACACGGTGAATGCCGTGCTGGAAACGGCCAAGGCGGTCAACTCGCCCGTTATTATCCAGTTCTCGAACGGCGGGGCGCAGTTTTTCGCCGGCAAATCCATTGCCAACGACAAGCAGCAGGCCAGCATTGCCGGCGCCATTTCGGGTGCTCAGCACGTGCACCTGATGGCCGAGCTCTACGACGTGCCCGTGATTCTGCACACCGACCACGCCGCCAAGAAGCTCCTGCCCTGGATCGACGGCCTGCTCGCGGCCGGCGAAAAGCACTTCGCCCAGTACGGCCAGCCCCTCTACAGCTCCCACATGCTGGATCTGTCGGAAGAGCCGATTGAGGAAAACATCGAAATCTGCAAGCGCTACCTGGAGCGCATGGCCAAAATCGGCATGACGCTGGAAATTGAGCTGGGCGTAACCGGCGGCGAGGAAGACGGCGTGGACAACTCCGACGTGGACTCTTCGAAGCTCTACACCCAGCCCGAGGAAGTGGCCTACGCCTACGAGCAGCTGAGCGAGGTGAGCAACCGCTTCACCATCGCCGCCGCTTTCGGCAACGTGCACGGCGTGTACAAGCCCGGCAACGTGAAGCTGCAACCCAAGATTCTGCACAACTCCCAGGAGTTTCTGCGCCAGAAGCACAACATCGAGGAGGCCCTGCCCATCGACTTCGTCTTCCACGGCGGCTCGGGCTCGTCGCAGGAGGAAATCCGCGAGGCCATCAGCTACGGCGCCATCAAGATGAACCTCGACACCGACCTGCAGTGGGCCCTGTGGGACGGTATCCGGGACTACTACGTGAAAAACGAAGGCTTCCTGCAAGGCCAGATCGGCAACCCCAGCGGCGCCGACTCGCCCAACAAGAAGTACTACGACCCGCGCGTGTGGCTGCGCAAGGGCGAAGAAAGCTTCGTGACGCGTCTCAAGCAGGCCTTCGACGACCTGAACGCCATCAACCGCCGCCCCTAG
- a CDS encoding LacI family DNA-binding transcriptional regulator, protein MANRRASITDLAKALNLSASTVSRALADHNDVSEATKERVRALAKELNYQPNQLAAALRRGRSKTLGVLVPHITGNFFPHVVHGIATEASKSGYNVLICQSDEDVQQEKKNIDLFMNAQVEGILVSLANTTQDFAHFDAVKDQRLPLVFFDRIIEGFQGPNVSAVVLNDYLGAYQAVSHLIEQGCTRIAIFSGPLHVNINKNRYQGYVDALTAHGLPLRPEYVSHHADINLKSGTQAMRKLLRMAQRPDAVFASNDLAIVGAMQVAKEQGLRVPDDIALVGFSNEAFTELTEPTLTSVDQRSEQMGRTAVRLLLKLLNRPATASPLKPVVLEPKLIVRDSSVRLARKERN, encoded by the coding sequence ATGGCAAATCGTCGGGCCTCCATTACTGACTTAGCAAAAGCCCTCAACCTCTCAGCCTCCACCGTCTCCCGGGCCCTGGCCGACCACAACGATGTGAGCGAAGCCACCAAGGAGCGGGTGCGGGCCCTGGCCAAGGAACTGAACTACCAGCCCAACCAGCTGGCCGCCGCCCTGCGCCGGGGCCGCAGCAAAACCCTGGGCGTACTCGTGCCCCACATCACCGGCAACTTCTTTCCGCACGTGGTGCACGGCATTGCCACCGAAGCCAGCAAATCGGGCTACAACGTGCTGATCTGCCAATCGGACGAGGATGTGCAACAGGAAAAGAAGAACATCGACCTGTTCATGAATGCCCAGGTGGAAGGCATTCTGGTGTCGTTGGCCAACACCACCCAGGACTTCGCCCACTTCGACGCGGTGAAGGACCAGCGCCTGCCGCTCGTGTTCTTCGACCGGATCATTGAGGGGTTTCAGGGCCCCAACGTCAGCGCGGTGGTGCTCAACGACTACCTGGGCGCCTACCAGGCCGTGTCGCACCTGATTGAGCAGGGCTGCACCCGCATTGCCATTTTCAGCGGGCCGCTGCACGTGAACATCAATAAGAACCGCTACCAGGGCTACGTCGATGCCCTCACGGCCCACGGCCTGCCCCTGCGCCCCGAGTACGTGTCGCACCACGCCGACATCAACCTGAAAAGTGGCACCCAGGCCATGCGCAAGCTGCTGCGCATGGCCCAGCGCCCCGACGCCGTGTTTGCCTCCAACGACCTGGCCATCGTCGGGGCCATGCAGGTGGCCAAGGAGCAGGGCCTGCGCGTACCCGACGACATAGCCCTGGTCGGCTTCAGCAACGAGGCCTTCACCGAGCTGACCGAGCCCACGCTGACTTCGGTAGACCAGCGCAGCGAGCAGATGGGCCGCACCGCCGTGCGCCTGCTGCTCAAGCTCCTGAACCGGCCCGCCACGGCTTCGCCCCTCAAGCCCGTGGTGCTGGAGCCCAAGCTCATCGTGCGGGACTCGTCGGTACGGCTGGCGCGCAAGGAGAGGAACTGA
- a CDS encoding STAS-like domain-containing protein, with amino-acid sequence MEPAVVYVAHIVAGTSTNADGYSLKTVLEKYFRAGQIVRLSLKGATPMSSSFLNSSFGELIENFGVDRVRELVKLVDFKPSQALAIKDYIDKFSRHFA; translated from the coding sequence ATGGAACCTGCAGTAGTGTATGTGGCTCACATTGTGGCTGGCACATCCACCAACGCCGATGGCTATAGCCTAAAAACGGTGTTAGAGAAATACTTCCGTGCAGGACAGATTGTACGTCTTTCGTTGAAAGGCGCTACTCCGATGTCTTCTTCTTTCCTAAACTCATCGTTTGGTGAACTCATCGAGAACTTTGGCGTTGATCGTGTGCGTGAACTTGTTAAGCTTGTTGACTTTAAGCCTTCTCAGGCTTTAGCAATCAAAGATTATATTGATAAGTTCTCCCGGCATTTCGCCTAG
- a CDS encoding TVP38/TMEM64 family protein — translation MAFLKELFQKNASTLLSMGLLVAMPVVGSTSLTILLYNYQDLLHHLSLGQVLLYFLLIGVTMAFALTPTTFVALVTGFYFDWAGLPGMVVAYALAALVGYEVASRLDHGKMTTFLHHFPKADAVMRELKNESLQLIILTRISPVLPFALMTFVLAVMRIDRRRFLLGSVLGMLPRSLFFYWLGTKAQDVFALVNHPDTGTAGKLLLLVLVVISLFGLYYVFNRALKRALNRSTTAE, via the coding sequence ATGGCTTTTCTTAAAGAGCTTTTCCAAAAAAACGCCTCTACCCTGCTCTCGATGGGACTGCTGGTGGCCATGCCCGTTGTCGGCAGCACTTCGCTCACCATTCTGCTCTACAACTACCAGGATCTGCTACACCACCTGAGCCTGGGCCAGGTGCTGCTCTACTTCCTGCTTATCGGCGTCACGATGGCCTTCGCCCTCACGCCTACTACGTTTGTAGCGCTGGTTACGGGGTTTTACTTCGACTGGGCCGGGCTGCCGGGCATGGTGGTGGCCTACGCGCTGGCGGCCCTGGTGGGCTACGAGGTGGCCTCCCGCCTCGACCACGGCAAGATGACAACCTTTCTGCACCACTTCCCCAAGGCCGACGCCGTGATGCGGGAGCTCAAAAACGAAAGCCTGCAACTCATCATCCTCACCCGCATTTCCCCGGTGCTGCCCTTCGCCCTGATGACCTTCGTGCTGGCCGTAATGCGCATCGACCGGCGGCGGTTTCTGCTGGGCAGCGTGCTGGGTATGCTGCCGCGCAGCTTGTTCTTCTACTGGCTCGGCACCAAGGCCCAGGATGTGTTTGCCCTCGTGAATCACCCCGACACCGGCACGGCGGGCAAGCTGCTGCTGCTGGTCCTGGTCGTTATTTCCCTGTTCGGGCTCTACTACGTCTTCAATCGGGCCCTCAAGCGCGCCCTGAACCGGAGCACGACAGCTGAGTAG
- a CDS encoding cystathionine gamma-synthase produces the protein MKFGTKAIHAGVHPDPTTGAIMTPIYQTSTYVQRSPGDHKGYEYSRTHNPTRTQLQDALAALDNGQHGLAFASGMAATDCVIKLLQPGDEVISTNDLYGGSYRIFTKVYEPLGIKFHFVPMHDMEAVRAKVNERTKLIWVETPTNPLLNVIDIAAASAVAKEAGALLVVDNTFSTPYLQTPLALGADIVVYSLTKYMAGHSDTVMGALVYNDDQLHERLSFYQNACGGTPGPQDCFLVLRGLKTLHIRMQRHCENGRKIAEYLKAHPKVEKVYWPGFQDHPNHAVAARQMNDFGGMISFVLEGDRKEDAIAVLEKFQLFSLAESLGGVESLSGHPATMTHASIPAEARKAAGLSDSLIRLSVGIEDVEDLIEDLKQAIG, from the coding sequence ATGAAATTCGGTACCAAAGCCATCCACGCCGGCGTGCACCCTGACCCCACCACCGGGGCCATCATGACGCCCATTTACCAGACGTCCACCTATGTGCAGCGCTCCCCCGGCGACCACAAAGGCTACGAATACTCGCGCACCCACAACCCCACCCGCACCCAGCTGCAGGATGCCCTGGCCGCCCTCGACAACGGCCAGCACGGCCTGGCCTTCGCCTCGGGCATGGCCGCCACCGACTGCGTAATCAAGCTGTTGCAGCCCGGCGACGAGGTGATTTCGACCAACGACCTGTACGGCGGCTCTTACCGCATCTTCACCAAAGTATACGAGCCGCTGGGCATCAAATTCCACTTCGTGCCCATGCACGACATGGAAGCCGTGCGGGCCAAGGTGAACGAGCGGACCAAGCTGATCTGGGTGGAAACGCCGACCAACCCGCTGCTCAACGTCATCGACATTGCCGCCGCTTCTGCCGTGGCCAAGGAAGCCGGGGCCCTGCTGGTGGTCGATAACACCTTCTCCACGCCCTACCTGCAAACCCCGCTGGCGCTGGGCGCCGACATCGTGGTGTACTCGCTGACCAAGTACATGGCCGGCCACTCCGACACCGTGATGGGCGCCCTGGTGTACAACGACGACCAGCTGCACGAGCGCCTGAGCTTCTACCAGAACGCCTGCGGCGGCACGCCCGGCCCCCAGGACTGCTTCCTGGTGCTGCGCGGCCTCAAAACCCTGCACATCCGGATGCAGCGCCACTGCGAAAACGGCCGTAAGATTGCCGAGTACCTCAAGGCCCACCCCAAGGTGGAGAAAGTGTACTGGCCCGGTTTTCAGGACCACCCCAACCACGCGGTGGCGGCCCGGCAGATGAACGACTTCGGCGGCATGATTTCCTTCGTGCTCGAAGGCGACCGGAAAGAGGACGCCATTGCCGTGCTGGAGAAATTCCAGCTGTTTTCGTTGGCCGAAAGCCTGGGCGGCGTCGAAAGCCTCTCGGGCCACCCCGCCACCATGACGCACGCCAGCATTCCGGCCGAGGCCCGCAAGGCCGCCGGCCTCTCCGACTCCCTGATCCGCCTCAGCGTGGGCATTGAGGACGTGGAAGACCTGATTGAGGATCTGAAGCAGGCCATCGGCTAA
- a CDS encoding SGNH/GDSL hydrolase family protein has product MRFLLLLYLFLGFGCTQNEPSVPQPGGVGATDAPASGNTFLSLGDSYTIGEGVPSADRWSVQLARTAGLAPPDIIARTGWTTGELQQAIQAANNTRTYDLAPPDIIARTGWTTGELQQAIQAANNTRTYDLAPPDIIARTGWTTGELQQAIQAANNTRTYDLVSLLIGVNNQYRRLPLASYRTEFRELLHTATRFAGNRPGRVFVLSIPDWGRSPYGQHDDPARIAAEIDQFNAVARAECQQAGIAYVDITDLTRAAADDASQFAPDGLHYSGRQMQQWAARALPAVKGLLR; this is encoded by the coding sequence ATGCGCTTTCTGCTGCTTCTGTATCTTTTTCTCGGCTTTGGCTGCACCCAGAATGAGCCCTCGGTACCTCAGCCCGGCGGCGTGGGCGCAACGGATGCACCCGCCTCGGGCAACACCTTTCTGTCGTTGGGCGACTCCTACACCATTGGCGAAGGAGTGCCCAGCGCCGACCGGTGGAGCGTGCAGCTGGCCCGCACGGCCGGCCTGGCCCCGCCCGACATCATTGCCCGCACCGGCTGGACTACCGGCGAGCTGCAGCAAGCCATTCAGGCGGCCAACAATACCCGCACCTACGACCTGGCCCCGCCCGACATCATTGCCCGCACCGGCTGGACTACCGGCGAGCTGCAGCAAGCCATTCAGGCGGCCAACAATACCCGCACCTACGACCTGGCCCCGCCCGACATCATTGCCCGCACCGGCTGGACTACCGGCGAGCTGCAGCAAGCCATTCAGGCGGCCAACAATACCCGCACCTACGACCTGGTGTCGTTGCTTATTGGCGTGAATAACCAGTACCGCCGGCTGCCGCTGGCCTCTTACCGCACCGAGTTTCGGGAGCTGCTGCACACGGCCACCCGGTTTGCCGGCAACCGCCCGGGGCGGGTATTCGTGCTCAGCATTCCGGACTGGGGCCGCTCGCCCTACGGGCAGCACGACGACCCGGCCCGCATTGCCGCGGAAATTGACCAGTTCAACGCCGTGGCCCGCGCCGAGTGCCAGCAGGCCGGCATTGCCTACGTCGACATTACCGACCTGACCCGGGCCGCCGCCGACGACGCCAGCCAGTTTGCCCCCGATGGCCTGCACTATTCGGGCCGGCAGATGCAGCAATGGGCCGCGCGGGCGTTGCCCGCGGTCAAGGGCCTGCTCAGGTAA
- a CDS encoding MBL fold metallo-hydrolase: MKTPSQFDGKKYRNTVPTGMSMDYGRMLGRWLRGPEEREPKTPLGPFRADAAALAEPVPAAALRVTWLGHSSTLLELDGKRFLTDPVWAERASPSGLIGPKRFFAPPLPLAELPPLDAVLLSHDHYDHLDRAAIRVLARTGVPFFCPLGVGAHLRRWGVPAANITELDWWQEVALGDTHRLAATPARHFSGRGLTRDNTLWASWCVLGPTHRAFFGGDSGPYEAGFREIGAAYGPFDLVMLEIGAYDELWADIHMGPDHALAAQQALGGGALLPLHWATFNLAFHGWTEPVERLLRAAPPRQVPLLLPRPGQRVDVAAGAYSAEWWRPAN, translated from the coding sequence ATGAAAACACCTTCGCAGTTTGACGGTAAAAAATACCGGAACACAGTGCCCACCGGTATGTCGATGGACTATGGCCGGATGCTGGGCCGCTGGCTGCGGGGCCCCGAGGAGCGGGAGCCCAAAACGCCGCTGGGCCCGTTTCGGGCCGATGCCGCCGCGCTGGCCGAGCCGGTGCCGGCCGCCGCGCTGCGCGTCACGTGGCTGGGCCATTCCTCCACGCTGCTGGAGCTGGACGGCAAACGGTTTCTCACCGACCCGGTGTGGGCCGAGCGCGCTTCGCCTTCGGGCCTGATTGGGCCCAAACGGTTTTTTGCCCCGCCGCTGCCGCTGGCCGAGCTGCCGCCCCTCGACGCGGTGCTGCTCTCGCACGACCATTACGACCACCTCGACCGCGCCGCCATCCGGGTGCTGGCCCGCACCGGAGTGCCGTTTTTCTGCCCGCTGGGCGTGGGAGCCCACCTGCGCCGCTGGGGCGTGCCGGCCGCCAACATCACCGAGCTGGACTGGTGGCAGGAGGTAGCCCTGGGCGATACGCACCGGCTGGCCGCCACGCCGGCCCGGCACTTCTCGGGCCGGGGCCTCACCCGCGACAATACGCTCTGGGCGTCGTGGTGCGTGCTCGGGCCCACGCACCGCGCCTTTTTCGGCGGCGACTCCGGGCCCTACGAAGCCGGGTTCCGGGAAATCGGGGCGGCGTACGGCCCGTTCGACCTGGTGATGCTGGAAATCGGGGCCTACGATGAGCTGTGGGCCGACATTCACATGGGCCCCGACCACGCGCTGGCCGCGCAGCAGGCCCTGGGCGGCGGGGCGCTGCTGCCGCTGCACTGGGCGACGTTCAACCTGGCCTTTCACGGCTGGACCGAGCCGGTGGAACGGCTACTGCGGGCCGCGCCGCCGCGGCAAGTGCCGCTGCTGCTGCCCCGCCCCGGCCAGCGCGTCGACGTGGCCGCCGGGGCCTACAGCGCGGAATGGTGGCGGCCGGCCAACTAA
- a CDS encoding T9SS type A sorting domain-containing protein, with translation MKSLHSLLLLLPLTLGLNGTLHAQPPSPCGTVAPNDMTSRDFATWDWETPRSGPAGSLAYCRTWAIRRTSQSDQSVGNPANAPWESATSGVMQQILINKDYTKAKGWVLLRENLGALVPIGTPYFVLYNKYTGMIRTFFYVDNSQGEYINGAVVTMSHSSVNQRSTGVMALRNDLLLAPDKYASRTDLKDEVFAYVTKLVSQQATWIMAEFSTAYDPNTGDSRFVGNTLEFAVQGIKESKMALKGDLNFSTTAQEGYAIAGKTSEVIQNETPPTSSNAASGTKKFFANGKKILGSVTKDQAVSFFEKISTKTTKLANNTKAQHPGRKAIFEGIASITSNSGGLLKTMKSVLEVAGTASAVFGAIGTVVGFLFPSDDAEAATSPGFIPTVSTGSISLSGTITTTYPLANVLIQLPGTQHNANGSTQPYYDCKLGIFSLKNTPVLNKRAWTCVVGEQTVYDPCYDMTAAGCQGGWVTQPAYDPLESYQIANDVIASYNKAAGLDLSSVEVALVARNTGPLYYAEGYYGTNNTDTRQIRDYMEDQFKSGVIELIRLDNNDSVHTFQTPFVSLSCAKNLSITVKPGSQVYLRVKAILQRSDRPNDTPPVFYVQDYAVDVNAGNAVATNPRFGTGNEPPFTNLATPLDGTKIDEDLSNNTGNATQFTSPFVFQAFNSVTAANNGWAPDGVDNSITINHPSTTTATKLLANNTVALGEGFSVTVGTNFVALPTLIEKLTCGPLPVEFSPVGSCPYNGNAYPRVALAAEQTKEVPLNDFTLYPNPSHGQVQLELNAAAGTETTVRVYNVYGSLVQDLRKLPRGQKQLSLSLEGQPAGIYIVQVTMGQKTVSKKVVLQ, from the coding sequence ATGAAAAGCCTCCACTCGCTATTACTGTTGCTGCCCCTTACCCTGGGCCTCAACGGCACGCTGCACGCGCAGCCCCCTTCGCCCTGCGGCACGGTGGCTCCCAACGACATGACCAGCCGCGACTTTGCGACCTGGGACTGGGAAACGCCCCGCTCTGGCCCCGCCGGCTCCCTGGCCTACTGCCGTACCTGGGCCATCCGGCGCACCAGCCAGAGCGACCAGAGCGTAGGCAACCCGGCCAATGCGCCCTGGGAATCGGCTACTTCGGGCGTTATGCAGCAGATTCTGATTAATAAGGACTACACGAAGGCCAAAGGCTGGGTGCTGCTGCGCGAAAACCTGGGTGCCTTGGTACCGATTGGCACGCCTTATTTTGTGCTGTACAACAAGTACACAGGCATGATCCGCACGTTTTTCTACGTGGACAACAGCCAGGGCGAATACATCAACGGGGCCGTGGTAACGATGAGCCACAGCAGCGTGAACCAGCGGAGCACCGGCGTGATGGCCCTGCGCAACGACCTGCTGCTGGCCCCCGATAAATACGCCTCCCGCACTGACCTCAAAGACGAGGTATTTGCGTACGTTACCAAGCTCGTCTCGCAGCAAGCGACCTGGATCATGGCCGAATTTTCCACGGCCTACGACCCCAATACCGGCGACAGTCGGTTTGTGGGCAACACGCTGGAGTTTGCAGTGCAGGGCATCAAAGAGTCTAAAATGGCGCTGAAGGGCGACCTGAACTTTAGCACCACGGCCCAGGAAGGCTATGCCATTGCTGGCAAAACCAGCGAGGTTATTCAGAACGAAACACCCCCGACGTCTTCTAACGCAGCCAGTGGCACCAAGAAATTCTTCGCTAATGGTAAAAAAATCCTGGGTTCCGTAACCAAGGACCAGGCGGTCAGCTTTTTTGAAAAAATCAGCACCAAAACCACCAAGCTCGCCAATAATACCAAGGCTCAGCACCCCGGCCGCAAAGCTATATTCGAGGGTATCGCCAGCATTACCAGTAACAGCGGAGGTTTGCTGAAAACCATGAAGAGCGTGCTGGAAGTGGCTGGCACTGCCAGCGCCGTCTTTGGCGCCATTGGCACGGTAGTGGGCTTTCTTTTTCCTTCGGATGATGCCGAAGCAGCCACCTCGCCCGGCTTTATCCCAACCGTATCGACCGGCTCTATCTCGCTGAGCGGTACCATCACCACTACCTACCCGCTAGCCAACGTGCTGATTCAGCTGCCGGGCACGCAGCACAACGCCAACGGCTCGACGCAGCCGTACTACGACTGCAAGCTGGGTATCTTCAGCCTCAAAAATACGCCGGTACTGAACAAACGGGCCTGGACGTGCGTGGTGGGCGAACAAACCGTGTACGACCCGTGCTACGATATGACGGCCGCTGGCTGCCAGGGTGGCTGGGTGACGCAACCCGCCTACGATCCGCTCGAATCGTACCAGATTGCTAACGACGTAATTGCCAGCTACAACAAAGCCGCCGGCTTGGACCTCTCGTCGGTGGAGGTAGCCCTGGTGGCCAGAAACACCGGCCCGTTGTACTATGCGGAGGGCTACTATGGCACAAACAACACCGATACAAGACAGATCCGGGATTATATGGAGGATCAGTTCAAGTCGGGCGTTATCGAGCTGATTCGGTTGGACAACAACGACAGCGTCCACACTTTTCAAACGCCTTTCGTGAGTTTGAGCTGCGCCAAGAACCTGTCGATTACCGTGAAGCCCGGCTCCCAGGTGTACTTGCGGGTGAAGGCCATTTTGCAGCGCTCCGACAGGCCGAATGACACGCCGCCTGTGTTTTATGTGCAGGATTACGCCGTGGATGTAAACGCCGGCAATGCCGTTGCAACCAACCCCCGGTTTGGCACCGGCAATGAGCCGCCCTTTACAAACCTGGCGACCCCGCTCGATGGCACCAAGATTGACGAGGACTTGAGCAACAACACGGGCAACGCCACACAGTTCACCAGCCCGTTCGTATTCCAAGCCTTCAATTCGGTTACTGCGGCCAACAATGGCTGGGCTCCCGACGGCGTCGACAACAGCATCACAATCAACCACCCTAGCACTACCACTGCCACCAAGCTCCTGGCCAACAATACAGTAGCCTTGGGCGAAGGATTCAGCGTGACTGTCGGCACCAATTTCGTGGCCCTGCCCACCCTGATTGAAAAGCTCACCTGCGGCCCGCTGCCAGTAGAATTTTCTCCCGTAGGCTCCTGCCCCTACAACGGCAATGCTTACCCCCGGGTGGCCCTGGCGGCCGAACAGACAAAAGAGGTGCCGCTCAACGACTTCACGCTCTACCCCAACCCCTCGCACGGGCAGGTGCAGCTGGAGCTGAACGCCGCGGCCGGTACCGAAACCACCGTGCGGGTCTACAACGTGTACGGCAGCCTGGTGCAAGACTTGCGCAAGCTACCCCGCGGCCAGAAGCAGCTCAGCCTGAGCCTGGAAGGGCAGCCCGCCGGCATCTACATCGTGCAAGTGACGATGGGTCAGAAAACCGTCAGCAAAAAGGTGGTGCTGCAATAA
- a CDS encoding OmpA/MotB family protein — protein sequence MKKSSSLLLAAAIVAASTLPGCVASKKYDDLRARQQATEQGKAEAERQQRQAVAELKKTTDELTEMRLTNKRLSEDSAQTGNALRRTRSLYTQLTDSYDKLLKNSDRAMADKSADYNKVAKDLARREAELGELDTNLRRSKADIDKLNADLKVREAKLAELTQALADKDKAVNDLRASVSNALRGFQGTDLQVKMKDGKVYVSLSEQLLFKSGSTKVDPKGQEALKQLAAVLKNQPDVNVVVEGHTDNVPFSRPTAAMQDNWDLSVLRATEIARLITAGGVEPQRITASGRSQYIPVAQNDSPQNKALNRRTEIILTPKLNELLKILDSNSTTSTSGK from the coding sequence GTGAAAAAATCCTCTTCCCTGCTCCTGGCCGCGGCCATCGTGGCGGCGTCTACCCTGCCCGGCTGCGTGGCTTCCAAGAAATACGACGACCTGCGGGCCCGCCAGCAGGCTACCGAACAAGGCAAAGCCGAAGCTGAGCGCCAGCAGCGCCAGGCCGTGGCCGAGCTGAAAAAAACCACCGACGAGCTGACCGAAATGCGCCTGACCAACAAGCGCCTCTCGGAAGACTCGGCCCAGACCGGCAACGCCCTGCGCCGCACCCGCTCCCTCTACACCCAGCTCACCGACAGCTACGACAAGCTGCTCAAAAACAGCGACCGGGCCATGGCTGATAAGTCGGCCGACTACAACAAGGTGGCCAAGGACCTGGCGCGCCGCGAAGCCGAGCTGGGCGAGCTGGATACCAACCTGCGCCGCAGCAAGGCCGACATCGACAAGCTGAATGCCGACCTGAAAGTGCGCGAAGCCAAGCTGGCCGAGCTGACCCAGGCCCTAGCCGACAAGGACAAGGCCGTGAACGACCTGCGGGCCAGCGTGAGCAACGCCCTACGCGGCTTCCAGGGCACCGATTTGCAGGTGAAGATGAAGGACGGCAAGGTGTACGTGTCGTTGTCGGAGCAACTGCTGTTTAAGTCGGGCTCGACCAAAGTGGACCCCAAAGGCCAGGAGGCGCTGAAGCAGCTGGCCGCCGTGCTCAAAAACCAGCCCGACGTGAACGTGGTGGTGGAAGGCCACACCGACAACGTGCCCTTCAGCCGCCCCACGGCCGCCATGCAGGACAACTGGGATTTGAGCGTGCTGCGGGCCACCGAAATTGCCCGCCTGATTACGGCCGGCGGCGTCGAGCCCCAGCGGATTACGGCCTCGGGCCGCAGCCAGTACATTCCGGTGGCCCAAAACGACTCGCCCCAGAACAAGGCCCTGAACCGCCGCACCGAAATTATCCTGACGCCCAAGCTCAACGAGCTGCTCAAGATTCTGGACTCCAACTCTACTACCTCGACTTCGGGCAAATAA